In one window of Gorilla gorilla gorilla isolate KB3781 chromosome 2, NHGRI_mGorGor1-v2.1_pri, whole genome shotgun sequence DNA:
- the ACVR2B gene encoding activin receptor type-2B isoform X2: MTAPWVALALLWGSLCAGSGRGEAETRECIYYNANWELERTNQSGLERCEGEQDKRLHCYASWRNSSGTIELVKKGCWLDDFNCYDRQECVATEENPQVYFCCCEGNFCNERFTHLPEAGGPEVTYEPPPTAPTLLTVLAYSLLPIGGLSLIVLLAFWMYRHRKPPYGHVDIHEDPGPPPPSPLVGLKPLQLLEIKARGRFGCVWKAQLMNDFVAVKIFPLQDKQSWQSEREIFSTPGMKHENLLQFIAAEKRGSNLEVELWLITAFHDKGSLTDYLKGNIITWNELCHVAETMSRGLSYLHEDVPWCRGEGHKPSIAHRDFKSKNVLLKSDLTAVLADFGLAVRFEPGKPPGDTHGQVGTRRYMAPEVLEGAINFQRDAFLRIDMYAMGLVLWELVSRCKAADGPVDEYMLPFEEEIGQHPSLEELQEVVVHKKMRPTIKDHWLKHPGLAQLCVTIEECWDHDAEARLSAGCVEERVSLIRRSVNGTTSDCLVSLVTSVTNVDLPPKESSI; the protein is encoded by the exons ATGACGGCGCCCTGGGTGGCCCTCGCCCTCCTCTGGGGATCGCTGTGCGCCG GCTCTGGgcgtggggaggctgagacacgggAGTGCATCTACTACAACGCCAACTGGGAGCTGGAGCGCACCAACCAGAGCGGCCTGGAGCGCTGCGAAGGCGAGCAGGACAAGCGGCTGCACTGCTACGCCTCCTGGCGCAACAGCTCTGGCACCATCGAGCTCGTGAAGAAGGGCTGCTGGCTAGATGACTTCAACTGCTACGATAG GCAGGAGTGCGTGGCCACTGAGGAGAACCCCCAGGTGTACTTCTGCTGCTGTGAAGGCAACTTCTGCAACGAGCGCTTCACTCatttgccagaggctgggggccCGGAAG TCACGTACGAGCCACCCCCGACAGCCCCCACCCTGCTCACGGTGCTGGCCTACTCACTGCTGCCCATCGGGGGCCTTTCCCTCATCGTCCTGCTGGCCTTTTGGATGTACCGGCATCGCAAGCCCCCCTACGGTCATGTGGACATCCATGAG GACCCTGGGCCTCCACCACCATCCCCTCTGGTGGGCCTGAAGCCACTGCAGCTGCTGGAGATCAAGGCTCGGGGGCGCTTTGGCTGTGTCTGGAAGGCCCAGCTCATGAATGACTTTGTAGCTGTCAAGATCTTCCCACTCCAG GACAAGCAGTCATGGCAGAGTGAACGGGAGATCTTCAGCACACCTGGCATGAAGCACGAGAACCTGCTACAGTTCATTGCTGCCGAGAAGCGAGGCTCCAACCTCGAAGTAGAGCTGTGGCTCATCACGGCCTTCCATGACAAG GGCTCCCTCACGGATTACCTCAAGGGGAACATCATCACATGGAACGAACTGTGTCATGTAGCAGAGACGATGTCACGAGGCCTCTCATACCTGCATGAGGATGTGCCCTGGTGCCGTGGCGAGGGCCACAAGCCGTCTATTGCCCACAG GGACTTTAAAAGTAAGAATGTATTGCTGAAGAGCGACCTCACAGCCGTGCTGGCTGACTTTGGCTTGGCTGTTCGATTTGAGCCAGGGAAACCTCCAGGGGACACCCACGGACAG GTAGGCACGAGACGGTACATGGCTCCTGAGGTGCTCGAGGGAGCCATCAACTTCCAGAGAGATGCCTTCCTGCGCATTGACATGTATGCCATGGGGTTGGTGCTGTGGGAGCTCGTGTCTCGCTGCAAGGCTGCAGACG GACCCGTGGATGAGTACATGCTGCCCTTTGAGGAAGAGATTGGCCAGCACCCTTCGTTGGAGGAGCTGCAGGAGGTGGTGGTGCACAAGAAGATGAGGCCCACCATTAAAGATCACTGGTTGAAACACCCG GGCCTGGCCCAGCTTTGTGTGACCATCGAGGAGTGCTGGGACCATGATGCAGAGGCTCGCTTGTCCGCGGGCTGTGTGGAGGAGCGGGTGTCCCTGATTCGGAGGTCGGTCAACGGCACTACCTCGGACTGTCTCGTTTCCCTGGTGACCTCTGTCACCAATGTGGACCTGCCCCCTAAAGAGTCAAGCATCTAA
- the ACVR2B gene encoding activin receptor type-2B isoform X1 yields MGAGTRSLRVGVRATRARGTQGKSSGRGEAETRECIYYNANWELERTNQSGLERCEGEQDKRLHCYASWRNSSGTIELVKKGCWLDDFNCYDRQECVATEENPQVYFCCCEGNFCNERFTHLPEAGGPEVTYEPPPTAPTLLTVLAYSLLPIGGLSLIVLLAFWMYRHRKPPYGHVDIHEDPGPPPPSPLVGLKPLQLLEIKARGRFGCVWKAQLMNDFVAVKIFPLQDKQSWQSEREIFSTPGMKHENLLQFIAAEKRGSNLEVELWLITAFHDKGSLTDYLKGNIITWNELCHVAETMSRGLSYLHEDVPWCRGEGHKPSIAHRDFKSKNVLLKSDLTAVLADFGLAVRFEPGKPPGDTHGQVGTRRYMAPEVLEGAINFQRDAFLRIDMYAMGLVLWELVSRCKAADGPVDEYMLPFEEEIGQHPSLEELQEVVVHKKMRPTIKDHWLKHPGLAQLCVTIEECWDHDAEARLSAGCVEERVSLIRRSVNGTTSDCLVSLVTSVTNVDLPPKESSI; encoded by the exons ATGGGGGCCGGGACGCGGAGCCTCAGGGTCGGAGTTCGGGCTACGCGGGCGCGTGGAACCCAGGGAAAGA GCTCTGGgcgtggggaggctgagacacgggAGTGCATCTACTACAACGCCAACTGGGAGCTGGAGCGCACCAACCAGAGCGGCCTGGAGCGCTGCGAAGGCGAGCAGGACAAGCGGCTGCACTGCTACGCCTCCTGGCGCAACAGCTCTGGCACCATCGAGCTCGTGAAGAAGGGCTGCTGGCTAGATGACTTCAACTGCTACGATAG GCAGGAGTGCGTGGCCACTGAGGAGAACCCCCAGGTGTACTTCTGCTGCTGTGAAGGCAACTTCTGCAACGAGCGCTTCACTCatttgccagaggctgggggccCGGAAG TCACGTACGAGCCACCCCCGACAGCCCCCACCCTGCTCACGGTGCTGGCCTACTCACTGCTGCCCATCGGGGGCCTTTCCCTCATCGTCCTGCTGGCCTTTTGGATGTACCGGCATCGCAAGCCCCCCTACGGTCATGTGGACATCCATGAG GACCCTGGGCCTCCACCACCATCCCCTCTGGTGGGCCTGAAGCCACTGCAGCTGCTGGAGATCAAGGCTCGGGGGCGCTTTGGCTGTGTCTGGAAGGCCCAGCTCATGAATGACTTTGTAGCTGTCAAGATCTTCCCACTCCAG GACAAGCAGTCATGGCAGAGTGAACGGGAGATCTTCAGCACACCTGGCATGAAGCACGAGAACCTGCTACAGTTCATTGCTGCCGAGAAGCGAGGCTCCAACCTCGAAGTAGAGCTGTGGCTCATCACGGCCTTCCATGACAAG GGCTCCCTCACGGATTACCTCAAGGGGAACATCATCACATGGAACGAACTGTGTCATGTAGCAGAGACGATGTCACGAGGCCTCTCATACCTGCATGAGGATGTGCCCTGGTGCCGTGGCGAGGGCCACAAGCCGTCTATTGCCCACAG GGACTTTAAAAGTAAGAATGTATTGCTGAAGAGCGACCTCACAGCCGTGCTGGCTGACTTTGGCTTGGCTGTTCGATTTGAGCCAGGGAAACCTCCAGGGGACACCCACGGACAG GTAGGCACGAGACGGTACATGGCTCCTGAGGTGCTCGAGGGAGCCATCAACTTCCAGAGAGATGCCTTCCTGCGCATTGACATGTATGCCATGGGGTTGGTGCTGTGGGAGCTCGTGTCTCGCTGCAAGGCTGCAGACG GACCCGTGGATGAGTACATGCTGCCCTTTGAGGAAGAGATTGGCCAGCACCCTTCGTTGGAGGAGCTGCAGGAGGTGGTGGTGCACAAGAAGATGAGGCCCACCATTAAAGATCACTGGTTGAAACACCCG GGCCTGGCCCAGCTTTGTGTGACCATCGAGGAGTGCTGGGACCATGATGCAGAGGCTCGCTTGTCCGCGGGCTGTGTGGAGGAGCGGGTGTCCCTGATTCGGAGGTCGGTCAACGGCACTACCTCGGACTGTCTCGTTTCCCTGGTGACCTCTGTCACCAATGTGGACCTGCCCCCTAAAGAGTCAAGCATCTAA